The nucleotide window ATCAAGGCTAGGTAGAGAATTATATCAAAAAGGTCATTTTTCCATCAGGTAATCTATTCAATTTAAGAGCTCTAAATGAGCAAATGTTATTCGTTTAATTACTACTAAACGAAATATAAAGACAGAATCTGCTTTTCTGATTAAACTGAATACTTTTGTAGTGCGTAACTGTATTATGAATGGATCAATGCTTTAGCAATTCGCTCGGGTAAGCGAAGGGAACGCTCAGGTCAGGAGTCAAGTACTGGAATATGGCCTGAGGACGATTACATACGCATGAATTCTCCAAATTAAAATGGAATTCTCCTAGCAAATTAATATGTTCCCAACCTAGAGGTGAACTGCACCCCATTTGTTAGACACATCTAACAAGGATGGCGGTTTTCCTATGGTAAGCGCCAAATATAACACACCTTCAATGAATTCACTGGACATGAGACAATCATGAAAATGAATGAAGTTGGAGGTTTTTTTATGAATCGATCAGAACGTCAACTCATGTGGCAATCTCGTATTCAAGCATTCCACACGAGTGGTGAAGCAAGCGTTGCCGCTTGGTGTACAAAAGAAAATGTACTTGTTCAAAGTATGTATCAGTGGCTACGTAAGTCACATGCTCAAACATAAATTCAACCGGCACAGTGGTTACCCGTTGTTGTGCAAGAATCTGTTCTACCTGAAAGAATACCCATCACTCTTAAACTAAATGGCATCATCATTGACTGCCTGAGGGAGGAACGAGATGAATGTTTTAATTTGTATGTTAGCGGTTTTTATTGACCGCATCGTTGGCAATCCTAAAAGCTGGCATCCGGTCATTTGGATTGGGAATTTCATTAGCTTTTTAGATAAAAAATTTAATAAAGGTAGGTATTTATACGTAAAGGGCTTTATAACTGTCATATGTGTTGTGAGTATTCCTACAGCAATTGTGTTTAGTATCGTTCAGTTGGCACACTTATTGCACTTCTGGATATGGATCGTTGTCGAAGTATTTTTTATTACATTAGCACTTGCACAAAAGTCATTAAAGGAAGCGGCTATGCTCGTTTTTCATGCTTTAGAAAAAGGTGAAATGAATGAAGCTCGTGAAAAGCTTAGTTGGATAGTTGGGCGTGATACAACCCATTTAGCTGAGCCAGAAATTGTTCGTGGTGTTATTGAAACAGTTTCTTAAAATACAAGCGACGGCGTTACAGCACCGCTTTTCTATGCGCTTTGCTTTGGCGCAACCGGAGTTTGGTGCTATAAAGCAATTAATACGCTAGATTCAATGATAGCTTATAAAAATGAACGTTACAGGCAGTTTGGCTATGTAGCCGCAAAGCTTGATGATATTGCAAACTTTCTTCCGAGTCGTATTACTGGATTTTTACTTGTCATCGGAACAAAAGCGGTCCAAAAACAATCCCTATACTTTCGTTTAAAACATTGGTACATTGATGCGAGAAAGCATCCAAGTCCAAATAGTGGCTATTTAGAGGCCGCAACAGCTTGGCAATTAGGAATCCGATTAGGCGGCTTTAATCGATACGGGGAACGACAATCTTTTCGAGATTATATGGGTGAGCCCTATATAGTGATGAATCGTTCACATATTCAGTCAGCCATTGTTCATATGCAAACATGTACGATTTATATACTTATATTAGGAGGAATTATTTATGCAATATCCAGCGCATGGAGCGAATGTAGCTTCTTTATATGAAGGATTACAAATACCAATGCCATCTACAATTATCGATTTGAGTGAAAATACGAATAGTTTAGGTACCCCAATAGAATTACAGACAATGTGGCCAGAACTTCTAAAAAAAGTGATGACGTATCCACATGAGCAAGCAGAGCCTTTTAAAAGCCAAGTTGCAGCATTTCATGGCATAAAGCCAAAGCATATAGCTGTGTGTAATGGTGCTTCTGAGGGCTTGATGGCAATTGCACAGTTTTTGCGGGGGCAAACGGTTGCGCTGCTTGAGCCATCCTTTTCAGAATATCAACGTACATTATTACAGCATGGGTGTTCAATTGTAAGTATTCCAACGACTAATATAGAAACCTATTTATTTTCGGATGAGCAATTGCATCAAGATCTACAACAGGCAAAAGTGTTATATATATGTAACCCGAATAATCCAACAGGTGTCGTTCAATCAAAGCAGTGGATTGAATCGCTTGTACAGGCATATCCAGGAAAATATTTTATTATTGATGAAGCATTTATGGATTGGACAGATGAAACGAATAGTGTAATTTCCCTTGTGACATCGTATCCGAACCTACTTGTTTTACGGTCTATGACGAAAATGTTTGCAATGGCTGGTGTACGGTTAGGATACATCGTAAGTCAACTAGCACAATCGATTGGAGCGTTTTTTCCACATTGGAATGTTAGTGGAATCGCAATTGCACTTGGCTGTAAATGTTTAGATCTTACACAATTTGTTGCGCATTCTCGCAAGCAATCAAATGCTTTACGTATAGAAATGCAAAGCTTTTTCAGGCGGCTCAACTGTCGTGTAACGAACAGTGAGGTTAATTTTTTTACATTTTGCCTCCCGCCTACATATGATGCAGATCATTTTTTCATGTCTTTACTACAACAAGGAATTGTGCTACGCCATACAAAAAATTACGAAGTTTTATGTGGCGAATGGTTTAGAATCGCAGTAAAAGATGTTCATTCTTGGAAAATTTGTAAAGAGGCGATAGAAAAATATGTACAAAACGATTAAATTTTTCCGACATTGAGAAACAACATGGAATATGGAGAAAAGGCTCCAAGGATGGCTAGATTCACCATTAACAGTGCAAGGACGTACACAAGTACAAAGTCAATTGTGGAAGGCTGATTACGTAATAAGCAGTGATTTAGGTCGTGCCTTTGAAACCGCTCAATTATTGTTTCCACAGCAGGCTATTCATACAGATCAGCGGTTACGTGAGATTTATTTAGGAGAGTGGCAAGGATGCTCGATAATAGACTTACAGTATACGGAAGAGTACAAATGCTATAGTAATACCCCGCATTTATTTTGTCCATCAACACAAGAATCATTTGAAAGCGTTACAGCACGTATGCAAAATGTTTTTCAAGAGCTACTTCTGTTACCTTATGAAAATATCGCTGTCGTATCACACGGAGTAGCTATCGCATGTTTTATGAATTTTTATGAAGAGGATACTCGCCAAAATATTTGGCAGTACTTATTACATGGTGGTGAATCCTTTACTATACAAGAGCTATGCGAATCAACGAAATTAATCCGGGAAAAAACTGAATGACGAAAGCTACCTCTCGTATTTTACATAATTTTATTAAAATTCAAAATTATAGTGACAAATATAAAATGAAAGTGCTAGAATTAATGACAATGACGATAACTGAATGATTTTTGGCGCTTTTAAAAGCTTAATAGGGAGGTACGGTGAAATTCCCCCTCAAAATGAACATTTCTCTAATTTATATTATTATAAAAGAGACTAAAATTAAAAGAGGGCGTCACTTTAAAGACGCCCTCTTTAATTATTGAGGCCAATACACTTCTCCTGTATGAATTTACACATTATTCAGAAATCTACACCATGGTATATTTTCAAAAACTGGTACCCCTTTACCCAATTATATACTTCAAGTTTAAGAGTTACTCCATCTTTGCTATGAAATCGTTCGTAACCTTTAGTCGTATCACTCATCCCTTTATAAGCCCAACCTTTAAGCATAAGTGGATGATAAACATAATATTCCATAATATTAAAATCAACACTTAAATACCAATCATAATTTTCATCAGTTGCTATTTTGACGAAACCATTTTCAGAATCCTCTAAACGTTCAATTGCTTCTTTTGAAGTGATTGAATAAATAGGAGGAGGAGGATAAAACCAATAATAATTTTTTATAGAAATACTCAACACGATAAATATAGTTATACTAATAATGAATGCTTTTTTATCCTCGATTATTTTCACTTTATTTTTCATCAAATTTACACCTCCAAAATGTTTTCTTCAAACTGTTATCCTTTTATTATTTTTTTACAACCCAGGTAGATTATGTATCGGCATTACCCAAAAGTTTGTGTACTTTTAACAGCAAATGAATTTAATTAAACCGTACTTACACTTTTTATTAAATGTTAATGTAGATACTCTTGGTCTATATACAATGTATTATATATTACGTTTACTATGGCTATAAGTTTACGATTTAATTTCAATGAACATTCTGACTTCTTAATAGCCTTTCAATATAGTGTATACAATTTCAATATAAAGAAAAACCAATATATTCAAATTTCCAAATGGCTACCACGATTAATTGGATACATAAAAACCCTTTTTTAGTTAGCAAACTGTCCTAAATTACTTTCAAAAGGTCAATTAACCAACACATTTTGTCCAATATTCAATAGTGCCACTCCGTTCATAACTAAGCAACGCTTTCATTGCTACTTAAAATGCTTCTAAATCCATTTCCTGCCTTCTATAAGGGATAAAAATAAAATTGTCTTATAACCTGATATTTTGGTCTTATAAATCAAATTAATTGTCTTATTTCCGCCTAGAATTGTCCTATATTTTTATCAAAATATCCAAAACCAAAACCCCATGCCTATCCTCAAAATTAAATTCCACCGCCACTCCAACCTAAATTAACTTTTTTTAACATTTTAATTGCATTTTACAAAACGCTAGTGTAATATCTAACTAGTACACTATGACGGAGGGGTATCATGAACCAATTTTTAGGGCTTATGAAAAAGGAACATCTTGATTTTTTCTCATTGGCCATTGTAATTTTAGGGCTTGCGCTGCTTGCTATATTTGCTGGACCACTGATGCTAGTCGAGCTTTATGATGTTACGCCTACAAATTCTCGATTTGTTATTACGAGCGTCATACTAGGGCTACTTGTGCTTTATCAGTTAATCCAATCTTTTACTAGTCTTAATACAGCAATTAAACACAAGGATTTGTGGTTACATAATACGATGGTAATGGAAGGTTTAATTGGAGCTAAGGTAGTTTATCAATGCTTGCAGTTGTGGGCGCTTGCAACGGTATCATTCCTTGGCTATTTCTTTTGCGGCAATTTACTAAATGGGACACCGTGGGAGTATTTCATTTTTTATGTTAGTTGTATGTATTTAGTGCTTGGTGCTTACTTCGGCATCTTCGTTATTTCATTATTATTCTACACAGTGTCACTTCAACTAAAGAAATGGATTGGTGTACTAAGCTATGTAGCTACATTCGTACTTATTGTTTTATTTGTAGAGAACATAGCAAAAGTCGAGATGGTTATTTTCCAATACGGCTATATTTCTGAAGAATGGTTGAAGGATAACTTGCCTACATTTAATGGGGTCGAATTATTAATTGTGACGCCAGCTTATGTGCTAGAAGAGGCCATGTACGGCATCATTTTCATTATAATTTTTGTCCTCTCTAGTAGATGGATCGAAAAGGTGATGCTTCGATGACAATGGATTTTGTGAAGGATCGTCCGATTTATTTACAGCTTGTGGAAAGCATTTGTGGTGATGTCATCAAAGGACAGCTAAAACCTGGCGATAAGCTGCCATCTGTACGTGAATACGCTATTGAAACCGGAGTAAATGTGAATACGGTTCAGCGTGTATACAAGGAGTTGGAAACGATGAATGTGTTGGAAACAAAGCGTGGGCAAGGTTCCTTTATTACAACGAATACAGAAGCCATTCATGAGTTACGGGAGCAAATGAAGGAACAAGTAGCCCTGCAATTTATGACCTCGATTGAATCATTCGGCTTTACATTAGATGAAATTATTGCCGTATTAATGAAGAAGGGGGGGAGATGACGTGAAAGTGACAGGGTTATCGTTTCGTTATGGTAGGAAAACGATTTTAGAAAACATTCACCTTGACTTAAACTCTGGACAGATTATCGGACTAATTGGTGAAAATGGAAGTGGCAAATCAACACTACTTAAGCTAATGGCGGGGATTTTAACCCCTTCCCAAGGTGAAATCACATTAAATGGGCAGCCAATATCAAGACGTACAGCCGATATGATCTCATATCAGCCCGATATTGATTTATTTTACGAAAAAATGACTGGTGATGAAGTGTTTACATATTATGCGTCCCAGTTTGAAGATTTCTCAATTGAAAAGGCGAAGGAAATTGCCGCCTTTTTAGAGGTGCCAACGACAATTAAGCTTGGAAAATTGTCGAAGGGAAATCGTGGTCGTATTAAGCTAGCAACCTTTATTGCACGGGAAACACAGGTTTACTTAATGGATGAACCTTTTTCGGGGCTAGATCCACTTGCCCGGGAAGGATTAATTAAGGCAATTATTCGCTTTATTGATTTAGAAAACAGTACCGTCATCTTATCGACCCATGAAGTGAATGAGGTAGAACCAATCTTAGATCAAGTGATTTTATTAAAGGATGGTCATATACGCGCGATGGATGAGGTTGAGCAAATTCGTGATGAGCGCGGAGAAAGTGCTGTACAGTGGATGAAAAACTTATATGGAAAGCAGGTGCGTTAAATGACACAACCAATCGTTGAAATCAAAAATTTAAATAAGACGATTAAAGGCAAGCACATTATTAAAAATTTAAACTTAACGTTTTATCCAGGACAAATTACTGGATTTTTAGGGCCAAACGGTGCAGGTAAAACGACGACTATTCGAATGATGACAGGACTTATGCATCCTACAGCGGGTGAAGTAATCATTGGAGGGAAATCACTTGCCTCGAACTATGAAGAAGCAATTAGCCAAGTTGGTGTAATTGTTGAAAACCCTGAAATGTACAAATTTATGTCAGGTTATAAAAACTTACAGCATTTTGCCCGTATGCATAAAGGGATTACAAAGGAACGCATAAATGAAGTTGTAAAACAAGTTGGTTTAGAAAACCGAATTCATGAAAAAGTAAAGACGTATTCACTTGGTATGCGTCAACGTTTAGGCTTAGCGCAGGCGATGTTACATCGTCCAAAGTTTTTAATTTTAGATGAACCGACGAATGGTTTAGATCCTGCAGGTATTCGTGAATTCCGTATGTACTTACGTAAAATTGCAGAAGAGGACAATGTGGCAATTGTAGTATCAAGTCACTTACTAGCAGAAATTGAGCTGATGGTAGACCGCATCGCGATTATTCAAAATGGAGAACTCATCGATATACGTGAGCTTGAACAGCAAGTAGCGTCACAATATTATGTAGAAATCGGACAGCAAGAACATTTTATTGCGGTATTAGGAGATAAAGCGAAAAAAGAAAATGGCGGCTTTATCGTTGATCTATCAAAGGAAGATATTCCAGCGTTTGTACGTAAACTAGTAGCAGCGGAAATCGACCTTTATACAATCCAACCAGTTCAAAAACGACTGGAAGATCAATTTATCGAAATGACAGGTGGAGGTGCCATCGATGCAATTAATTAAAAATGAATGGATCAAAATATGGTCACAAAAAAATGCGTGGGCAATGCTTATTATTTTAATTGGTATATTAGGATTAGTAGCGGGGTTAAATAAATACTTTGATCCGGATCAGAGTACTGCCGAAAAACGCATAGCAGCAAATGAAGAAACGATGAAATTTTATGATGAAATGTTAGCGATGGGAGACTTAGCGGTAGAGGATAAAGCGTATTATGAGGAGCAAAAATTAATCGCACAATACCGCATTGATAACGATCTTAAATCTGAGGATGCAACAACTTTCAATTCACATTTGGATATGTCAACGATGACAATTACAATGATGATTGGTATTTTTACGGTAGTCATCGCAGCGGGTATCGTGTCATCTGAGTTCGGCACAGGAACAATTAAAATGCTCTTAACTCGTCCAGTGGCGAGATGGAAAATATTATTGTCTAAATTAATTTCTTCTATATTATATGGTTTTACCCTATTAATTGGCGGTCTTGCTTTTGCTGCACTATTAGGTTTTGTATTATTCGGATCTGAATCTTCTCCACTCTTAACTGTTGTAAATGGTGCGGTTGTTGAGCAAGAAGTTGCAAGTACCTTCTTAGAATCACTTCTGTATTCTTGTGCATCCATTTTAATGACGATTTTCTTCGCGTTTATGATTGGATCAATTTTTGGCTCAAGTACACTTGCAGTTGGCTTATCTTTATTTATTTTATTAATGGGCACTACAGTGACTATGTTTATTGCAAAGTATGAATTCGCAAAATACATTTGGTTTGCGAATGATCTATCTCAATATGCACCAGGAAGTAGCCCGATAATACCGGATTTAACAATTAACTTCTCACTTATTGTAAATGTTGTTTATGCCATTATTTTCTTAGGGATTACATTTGTTTACTTTATGAAGCGAGACATTACAGCATAATAAATCGAAAAAGCATTGCTGAAATTAGGGAAATACCTATCATTTCAGCAATGCTTTTATTTTTTATTTTTTAAATTGAGCTTACGTTCTAATAACCATAATCGATATTTGTAAATACCGTAAATGACAGCTACGACCACAATTACAATTACGAAAGGCTGTAAGTAGTCTTTAAACAGTGCGCCAGCCTGCTCCCAATTTTCGCCAAGTTTAATGCCTAAATATACATAAAGCGCTGTAATTGGTAACATAGCAGTAAAGGTATAGAATGTAAATTTCCATACATTCATTTTAGTCATTCCACATGGCACTGAAATGGCTGTACGTACAACCGGCATGAAACGACCAAAGAAGGCAACTCCTGCACCATATTTAGCAAAGAACTTGTCTGCTGCATTAATTTGCTTTTCATTGACTAAGAAAAACTTGCCGTATTTTAACACGATTGGGCGGCCGCCATAGCGTCCGACTGCATATAGTGTCAGCGGACCAATTGTACCACCAACCGTACCTGCAATAACCATGAGTACATAATTAAATTCACCTTGAGAAATCCAATAGCCGGCTAATGGTAATACAATTTCTGCGGGAATAAACTCGAAGCATAGTGCGAGTAATACCCCAAAATAACCGAACCCTTTAAAAAACTCAACCATTGACATAATGATTGTATCTAGCAAAAGTATCAACCCCACTTAATATTATATTTATACTAACGTAAATTCTGTCCAAAAGTTTCATTTAAAATAATATCTTATGTAATAGACATGAAATTCAGAATACCTGCTCTATGATAAAGGTTTTTTCAGTGTTGTTCAATATATTTCCCTAATTTACATGAATAATAAAATAAGCGCATATATTGTACGAACACTGTAGAGTTTTTGACATTGCTTTGATGCTCCAAATCTTATATAAAGGGGGGAAAGAGTGTGCACTGGGATGAAGAATACGATGTAGTAGTCGTAGGAAGTGGTGCAGGGGGATTAGTGGCAGCAATCACAGCGGCTTATCATGGATTAAAGACAACGATTATTGAAAAAAGCGCTACTTGGGGAGGAACTTCGGCATTATCAGGTGGAGGGCTTTGGATTCCAAATAATCATGTTTCAAAAAAAGCTGGCTTACAAGATAGTGAGGAAGAAGCGATACTCTACATGCAGGAAATTATTAAGCATACAGGACCGGGTGCTTCCTTTGAACGCAAATTAGCTTACGTACAAAATGGTCATAAAATGGTGAAGTTTTTAGAACTTTTAGGGATGAAGTGGGTGGCAGGATCATTTTATCCTGACTATTATCCTGAACAGCCAGGTGGCAAAATTGGTCGTTCCATAGAAGGGGCAATATTTGATTCTAGACAGTTAGGTGAATTTGAAAAGTCATTACGGGCCGGGGAAATCGATCCACCTATTCCGCTCTATTCTGGAAAGGTCGCGTCATTACCGAAAGCCTTTACGAATGCAAAAGATTTTAATACGGTTGTCGGGATGTTTCTTAACGGCTTTAAGCATAAAATAAAAGGTGAACATGCTATTTCCATCGGAGCAGGCTTAGTAGCTGCATTATTAAAAATAGCGCTCGAACAAAAGGTAACAATCCAGCTATCAACGCCGTTAAAGGACATTGTATTTGAAGAAGATGAAGTGACCGGTGTAGAAGTAGAAAAAAATAATCAACCATATCGAATTAAAACGAAATTCGTTATATTAGCTAGCGGTGGCTTTGAACGCAACCCAGAGCTACGTAAAAAATACCATAATGTTGGAACAGATTGGACTTCGGCAAGTCCTGATAATACAGGTGATATTTTACTAATTGCGCAAAAATACAATTTAGATACTGATTTACTAGATGACGCATGGTGGGGACCGGCAACGCTAGATAGCAAGGGTACACGTAAATTTTTAGTATATGAGCGGTCAATGCCACATAGTATGATTGTCGATCAAACCGGAGAACGTTATTTCAATGAATCACAATCCTATACAGATGCAGGGCATGCGATTTTAGAGCGTCATCAAAATACGGGCAAGGCCATTCCTTCATGGCTCATATTAGAGAGTCGTAATCGCAATAAATATTTATTTGGTGATATGCTACCTCGGATGACACCGAAAGAGGCAATTGAAAGTGAATTTTTAGTGAAAGCACATTCAATTGAAGAGCTTGCGGAAAAATGCGGCATTGAACGAAGTGGCTTACAACATACGATTGAGCGCTTCAATCATTTTGTAGAGACAGGTGTAGATGAAGACTTTGGACGAGGGAATTCTGCTTATGATAACTATTATGGAGATCCAACTTATAAAAATCCGAATCTCGGAAAGTTGGAAAAGCCACCATATTATGCATGCAAAATTTTCCCTGGTGACTTAGGCACAAAAGGGGGCATCGTCACAAATGAGTATGGGCAAGCATTGCGTGATAGTATGCCAATAAAAGGGCTGTATGCAACGGGCAATTGCTCTGCCTCGGTGATGGGAAGAGTTTATGCAGGACCCGGGTCAACATTAGGCCCAACAACGGTGTTTGGTTATATTTCGGCAAATCATATTAAAACGCATTTCCGACTAAAGCAATCCGAAGAAAAAAATATGATCGTATAATATTTAAACAAAAACAAACGAAGCTTCTTATATAGAGGCTTCGTTTATTTAATGTAAATAAATGTAGCTTTGTAATAAGGATTGATTGTAATCATCTCTTCTCTGTATAGTCTTTAGAGTTTAGATAATGTTTAATTGGATATTTATGTTGATTTAATTGTAAGGGTGTTGAAGGAATGGGAGGTTGAAAATGATAAATGCTGATAATACCAGTAACATTTGTTTTATTAAAAGTAGAAGTAATGTCACGTTGGTATTTGGAATTTTTTCGATTATCACTTCTTTTGTGAGTCTGGGATTCTTTCTAGGAATCATCGGATTAATATATGGTTTTATAGATTTATTAACAATAAAACAAAAACAAAGTGGGAAAAAGAAAATTGCGGCGGGTATAATATGTTGTCTTTTAGGTATTATCTTTACAGTAATATCTTCAATATCCTATGTAAATATGTTTAAAATGGAGCCGTTTTAGTTGAATAATAACTACTTAAATATTCAAACTATTTTATAAAACCTTCATACTCAATTAAAAAAGAAAGGATTTTGATCAATTTTTTGTTCAAAATACTTTCTTTTCATTTATTCTTTTTCATAACTTGTAGAGTTCGTTTTTATCAAACTTTATTCCAAACCAACATTCGGATCAAACTTCCTTACTTTATAGTCCTAAAGAGACCACTCATCTTTTTTACTGTTACTATAAAACTAACAAGCGAATTATGTGCTCCTGTATAGGTGATTCCCTCTCGATTTCATTAATG belongs to Solibacillus sp. FSL R7-0682 and includes:
- the tnpA gene encoding IS66 family insertion sequence element accessory protein TnpA is translated as MNRSERQLMWQSRIQAFHTSGEASVAAWCTKENVLVQSMYQWLRKSHAQT
- a CDS encoding pyridoxal phosphate-dependent aminotransferase — its product is MQYPAHGANVASLYEGLQIPMPSTIIDLSENTNSLGTPIELQTMWPELLKKVMTYPHEQAEPFKSQVAAFHGIKPKHIAVCNGASEGLMAIAQFLRGQTVALLEPSFSEYQRTLLQHGCSIVSIPTTNIETYLFSDEQLHQDLQQAKVLYICNPNNPTGVVQSKQWIESLVQAYPGKYFIIDEAFMDWTDETNSVISLVTSYPNLLVLRSMTKMFAMAGVRLGYIVSQLAQSIGAFFPHWNVSGIAIALGCKCLDLTQFVAHSRKQSNALRIEMQSFFRRLNCRVTNSEVNFFTFCLPPTYDADHFFMSLLQQGIVLRHTKNYEVLCGEWFRIAVKDVHSWKICKEAIEKYVQND
- a CDS encoding GntR family transcriptional regulator is translated as MTMDFVKDRPIYLQLVESICGDVIKGQLKPGDKLPSVREYAIETGVNVNTVQRVYKELETMNVLETKRGQGSFITTNTEAIHELREQMKEQVALQFMTSIESFGFTLDEIIAVLMKKGGR
- a CDS encoding ABC transporter ATP-binding protein yields the protein MKVTGLSFRYGRKTILENIHLDLNSGQIIGLIGENGSGKSTLLKLMAGILTPSQGEITLNGQPISRRTADMISYQPDIDLFYEKMTGDEVFTYYASQFEDFSIEKAKEIAAFLEVPTTIKLGKLSKGNRGRIKLATFIARETQVYLMDEPFSGLDPLAREGLIKAIIRFIDLENSTVILSTHEVNEVEPILDQVILLKDGHIRAMDEVEQIRDERGESAVQWMKNLYGKQVR
- a CDS encoding ABC transporter ATP-binding protein yields the protein MTQPIVEIKNLNKTIKGKHIIKNLNLTFYPGQITGFLGPNGAGKTTTIRMMTGLMHPTAGEVIIGGKSLASNYEEAISQVGVIVENPEMYKFMSGYKNLQHFARMHKGITKERINEVVKQVGLENRIHEKVKTYSLGMRQRLGLAQAMLHRPKFLILDEPTNGLDPAGIREFRMYLRKIAEEDNVAIVVSSHLLAEIELMVDRIAIIQNGELIDIRELEQQVASQYYVEIGQQEHFIAVLGDKAKKENGGFIVDLSKEDIPAFVRKLVAAEIDLYTIQPVQKRLEDQFIEMTGGGAIDAIN
- a CDS encoding ABC transporter permease; translated protein: MQLIKNEWIKIWSQKNAWAMLIILIGILGLVAGLNKYFDPDQSTAEKRIAANEETMKFYDEMLAMGDLAVEDKAYYEEQKLIAQYRIDNDLKSEDATTFNSHLDMSTMTITMMIGIFTVVIAAGIVSSEFGTGTIKMLLTRPVARWKILLSKLISSILYGFTLLIGGLAFAALLGFVLFGSESSPLLTVVNGAVVEQEVASTFLESLLYSCASILMTIFFAFMIGSIFGSSTLAVGLSLFILLMGTTVTMFIAKYEFAKYIWFANDLSQYAPGSSPIIPDLTINFSLIVNVVYAIIFLGITFVYFMKRDITA
- a CDS encoding DedA family protein, with protein sequence MLDTIIMSMVEFFKGFGYFGVLLALCFEFIPAEIVLPLAGYWISQGEFNYVLMVIAGTVGGTIGPLTLYAVGRYGGRPIVLKYGKFFLVNEKQINAADKFFAKYGAGVAFFGRFMPVVRTAISVPCGMTKMNVWKFTFYTFTAMLPITALYVYLGIKLGENWEQAGALFKDYLQPFVIVIVVVAVIYGIYKYRLWLLERKLNLKNKK
- a CDS encoding FAD-dependent oxidoreductase, coding for MHWDEEYDVVVVGSGAGGLVAAITAAYHGLKTTIIEKSATWGGTSALSGGGLWIPNNHVSKKAGLQDSEEEAILYMQEIIKHTGPGASFERKLAYVQNGHKMVKFLELLGMKWVAGSFYPDYYPEQPGGKIGRSIEGAIFDSRQLGEFEKSLRAGEIDPPIPLYSGKVASLPKAFTNAKDFNTVVGMFLNGFKHKIKGEHAISIGAGLVAALLKIALEQKVTIQLSTPLKDIVFEEDEVTGVEVEKNNQPYRIKTKFVILASGGFERNPELRKKYHNVGTDWTSASPDNTGDILLIAQKYNLDTDLLDDAWWGPATLDSKGTRKFLVYERSMPHSMIVDQTGERYFNESQSYTDAGHAILERHQNTGKAIPSWLILESRNRNKYLFGDMLPRMTPKEAIESEFLVKAHSIEELAEKCGIERSGLQHTIERFNHFVETGVDEDFGRGNSAYDNYYGDPTYKNPNLGKLEKPPYYACKIFPGDLGTKGGIVTNEYGQALRDSMPIKGLYATGNCSASVMGRVYAGPGSTLGPTTVFGYISANHIKTHFRLKQSEEKNMIV